The following is a genomic window from Spirosoma foliorum.
AAGCAATGCTGCGTTCGACTACCCAACGCTTGGCAACGGGCACAAAACCTTGGGCTGATTCGGGACGCGATGCTTTCTCAAAGTCAATTGACCAGTCCGATAAGGCGTTGGCAAAAACGCCATTGTACGACTGATCGCCATACACTTTTTCTAAGCGCTCGCCTGCCCGCCAAAGAATATCACCAATGAGCGAAATGGCAGCGGGGCCATCGGCTTGATTGGCCACATGCACATTAGCCACCCAAAGGCGACCTTGCGTGTCTACTACCAATTGTCGCTTGCGTCCGTTGACGCGTTTGTTGGCATCGGTGCCCCGGTACTCACAGATCATAGGACTTAGTTTAACGCTCTGTGAATCAATGCATAGGACGGAAGGATAAGCTTCTTTCCCAACTCGTTGGCGATCCAGTTGATTCAAGGCTGTATTGATTCGCTCGAAGGTGCCATCTTGTTTCCATTGGTCAAAGTAATAATAAACCGCCTGCCAGTTAGGCCACTCTTCAGGCAGGTTACGCCACTGTCCGCCAGTTCGTAGGAGCCACAAAATGACGTTGATTATCTGGCGTAAATCATGCTTTCGTTTGCGTTTGAGATTAAGAAAAGGCGAAATTGCGTCCCATTGGGAGTCGGTCAGTTTTGAGAACTGTTTGGTCACGGCTTTGCATTTTGGTCGATACAAAGTTGGCACGACTCTCAATTGTTCTCAATTCCCAAACACATTCTAAAAATTGTTACGGTAGCATTCGTCAGATTCTCTTGGGTCTCCAAGAGAATAAGCTTATTAAGAGTAGGATTGGGATAAATGCTAAGCCCTCTGTTGCTTAAATCGATTGTGAATGAAATAGGCGTTGAGGGATGCGAAAAGCAACTTAAGGTTGGGGAGTAAATTGTGGAGGAGCGAGCCGTGTACAATCCAGACTGGTTGGCTTTAATAATAGCCGATTGAAGCGATAACGAATCGGAACCTCTATACCAGCGAAACTGGGTTCCGTTCGAAGAACTGACAGCTTCCCGTGTATACGTACCTATGACATTTACAGTTGGTGGAGCGGGTAATGGACGCAGTTCCACGGTTGTGCTAGCTGCCTGTGCCGATAGGCAGCCATTTACATCTCTAACTTTAGCTGAATATACATCAGCGTTACCCGTAATGATTTGCCTTGTTGAATCATTAGTACTCCAGAATGAGGTCCCCCCGAATATTGGACCGCTTAAAGATTGAGGATCGGACGTTCATTTGTTCTTCTTTCAATGCCCTTTCCGACCTCATCCGGCGTCAGTCCGCCGAGTGAACTGTGAGGTCGAAACTCATTATATTCTTGCCGCCAATGCTCAATTTTTTCTCGAGCATCTTCCAGTGATAAAAACCAGTGAGCGTTCAGACATTCGTCACGAAAACTCCCGTTGAATGACTCAATGAGTGGATTATCAGTGGGTTTACCAGGCCTAGAAAAATCCAGCATTACTCCGTTATCATACGCCCATAAGTCCAGTGCCTTCGAAATAAATTCACTCCCGTTGTCCACTTGAATCCGTTCGGGTACAGCCAAATCTACGATTTTTAAGTGATTCACTGATGTTACGCAGCCTTAGCTAATAGAGTAGATTGACTTTTGAGACTGTTTAGATCTCGTAAGGCCAATTTCATCGCGTTTAGCGTCAGCAAACTTTTTAAGGCAAAATGATTTTTTGACGTGGATAACCGCAAGGCTTCCAACTTAACAAAGGCCAACATGGATAGAAAAAGATGATTGCTCTGAGAGCGCACCGTGTGGGCAGGTGAGCGGGAATAACCCGTGTTTGACTTGATCGATTTGTGAAATTCTTCTACTTTCCAACGACGGGCATATTGCGTTTGAATGCTGACTGTATCGGCCGTCAAGTCATTGGTTACCAGATAGAGCACCCCCTGTTCACGATCCCCGTCCGCTCCGGCGGCCCGGTTTGAAGACCTGCTTGGTCAGCAAGAGGGGAAAATCCACCCCGGCTACCCAGACGACAAGGCATTGATGCGCTTCGATAGCTAATGACTCAATCGACCGATACAGCCCCTGTTGTTGGTCAGCCCTTGAAAGTGCCACCTTGCGATTGCTTTTCAAGGGCATAATAAAGTGCTGGTCTAGTTCGGCGATATAAGCAAAATTCTCTGCAGAGGAAAACCAGGAATCTACCAGTACATACTTAAAAATGAGCTTATTGACCAAGCATTGGTGGATCAACCGGCGAAAACGTTCTTGCTTGCTGACTCCACTGACCCATTTCGTTTTACCCGTCTTGTGGTCTAGGATGGCCTGGTCTTTCTCAATCAGTTCATAAGCAACGGGTAGGGAATGAACTTGGCCGGTGTAGAGGGCTGTGAGTTGGTTGATGCCTTTAAGTGCTTTTTGCTGACAGTGGTCGTAATGAAAGCGGATGAGTGCATTTTGGTTCATGTACGCTTTGGCTTCAACGGTATCATCAAGGGTCAACACGGCGTTGGTGTCGGTAATTTGTTCGATAAAGGGGCGCACCACTTGCCAGAGTTGAGCCGAGCCATAGCTTAGTTGATGGAGGCTTCGGGTAATGGCATCGTGGGAAAGTTTGCCTTCGACTAAAGCTGACAAGCCGGTCGCCGTCGTTTGGCCTTGATTAACCAACAGGTAGTCCGAATACAGATCGAAAACGGGCGATACGAAGTGCATAGGTAATTTTTGTTAAATTTAATCAGTAAGCTGTCAATCTAAGGATGGCCTGCGTAACATCAATGATTCATAACTCTCACCACGTCTTCACCCTTTAATGACAGGCCGACATGGATGGCTAAGCACTGGCGACTATAATTATCCACTATAGTTAAGGCCCGGATTTTTCGACCATCAAACAACTGATCAGCCACAAAGTCCATGCTCCAGCATTGATGAATAGTGGAGCGTTGGGGACGTTCAAGCCGATGAGCCGCTGCCCGGTTGCGTCGAGGCCGCTTACTGCGTAGATTCAGCCCTCCTAGGCGGTACAGCCGATGCACACGCTTGTGATTATCCCGCCAACCCTCACGTCGGAGCAAGGTGAAAATGCGTTGGCAACCGTATCGAACCCTAGTTTCGGCAATCTCGCGTATGCGCTTTCTTAATATGGAATCGTCTCGCCGATGGGCTTTATAAAACCAGGTCGAGCGTCGAAGCAGAAGCACTGCGCAGGCTCGACGCTGCGAGATCCGATAGTCAGACATTAGGCTTTGGGCCAGCCCTCGCTTTTGAACTGGCCTTAGAGCTTTTTTTTTGACCACATACTGAAGCATCTGTTTGTCTAAGCTCAAGTCCGCTACCAACTGTTTTAGTTGCTGGTTCTCTTCTTCTAATTGACGCAGCCGTCGAAGTTCGGGAACCCCTAGGCCTCCGTACTTCTTTTTCCAATTATAAAAGGTGGCCTCACTGATGCCCATCTTACGGCAAACTTCTGCGACGACCGTACCGGTGTCGGCTTGGCGAAGCGCAAAAACGATTTGCGCTTCGGTGAATTTTGTCTTCTTCATAAGCGATTGTTTGATTGGTTTAAGGTATCAAAAATCGCCCGAACTCTCTACTTTAGGTTGGTCCAGTTTCCTGGGAGGAGGTCAACACTACTACTTGGCTTCGTACTGGCAACGCCAGTATATCTCCGTTTTCAGCGTTGGTGGTCTCGTATACAGGCACGGTTAGTATACACACCTGCGTTATACATAATGAATACGGTGTATGTTCTGGGTCTGTATGGTTTATTTATTATGGCTGTTATGTACTTAGCTGCGGATACGTATAATCCATTTATTTATTTCCGCTTTTGACAATGATCTCCACCGAAACTAGTAAAACGACTCTTGATGTTCACCCAAATTCTATGGAAAATGACCCCCACCATACGCCTAAACCAAAAAATCTAACCAGATATCGTTTTTTTCTTACAGGGTTCGGATTTGCTATCCTATTGATTTTGCCCGGTCTTGACCAATGGTTTAGCTTTTCATCCGATTTTCAGAGCACAGAAAAACATATACTGGCGCCTTTTCCAACCTTCAAATTTCCCCACGTCAACACGTACATCAGTCAGTTTAATCAATACTATAAAGAAAATTTTGGCTGGCGCAATGCGCTCTTTTATCAGTACAGCCATCTTAAATATGATGTATTGGGCGTTTCGCCACTACCTTACAAAGTCATTCTCGGTAAGAACAACTGGTTTTATCCTGGTAATGATTTAAATAATGTAGCCGATCAGCATCAGGGATTACAGCCGATAGAGCTGCAGACTTTACAGACAATTGTACAAAAATTGACGGCCAAACAGCGGAAGCTAGCTGCTCAGGGCATAAAGTTTTATCTGTTTATACCGCCTGATTCGTACACGATTTACCCCGAAAATTTGCCTGACTACCTACAAAATAATCGGGTCATATCTAATTATGATCGTTTAAAACAGTATTTGCTAAAAAATACGACCATCCCGCTTATTGACGTTCGTCCGGCTTTACTAGCTGCTAAATCCAGGCACCAAACGTATATGCAAACGGATACGCACTGGAATGATTATGGGGCTTTTATTGCTACGCTGTCTTTAGCTAATCGTATTCGGCAGGATTTTCCTGATATGCCCTTACCCAAAGAAAATGACTACTCTATTTGTGCTAAAAAGGGTTATTCTGGCGATTTAGTCACCATGATGGCACTTAATCGGGATATTTCGGATACGGTTAATTATCAGATAGATGCCCCACCTTATTTGCAAGTTAAGGAAGCAGGCCGTATTCATAATACAGAATTGGGCGGGTGGCCCTCTCAGCGATTCGTAAGTATGAATAAAAAATCGCCGAGCCTATTGTTCATAGGCGATTCATTTACGATCTCACTGGCGCAATTTGTCCCCAATTATTTTTTTAAATCTTACCTCGTGCGGAGTAATTTGATCTCAGATGAATTAGTTTTTTCTGAAAAGCCAGATGTTGTAATTTTTGAGATTGTTGAGCGAAACTTAGCTTATTTAGCGCTTCTATAGCGTGAAGAAGTCTGGCTAGCAATTGCATTGTTGAGCTGAACTAATTGATCGACGAAATATCTCCTTCCCTTTTTCATACTCCCCGAGTTAAAACCCGGCACAGGTCATTTATGCTGTGTTTTTTGCGCCGAGTTCTAACCGGGAGAGTATGAAAAAACTGATAAACTCGTTTTTAGCAGTGACTCCAGATTGCCAATTTCCGTATACAAAACGTAGCCCTTACAAAGTCGCCTACTCATTGTAAGGGCTGTTGTTCGTCTCTGCCAAATGCTTACTTGCCGGTCGTTGATTATGTGTTCGTATGATAAAATTTGTGAACAAAAATCCCATACGACTCTTTAATCTGAATGATCGAGCTTGACTAAAGTCCGATTTTGAGATAGATAGTAGGGCTATTTAGGCTAAAGTAAAAGGACTCAACGACAGTTTGTTATGGATGATATACGTGTACTGGCAGAAGGCTTACGTTTTCCGGAAGGTCCTGCATTTGATGCTCATGGAAACCTATGGTGCGTAGAGCAGGAAGGAGAAGGATTATTTTGTCGATATAAGGATGGGAAAACAAAACGTGTTCAGACGGGTGGGCGCCCCAATTCATTAGTTTTCAACAGGGGTGACTTATGGTTCTGCGACTCAGGGCAGAACTGTATACGGCGTTTGCATACGGATGATGAAACAATCGAAACAGTGATTAGTCATGTTAGCGGTCAGCCCCTGAATATGCCCAACGACTTGTTATTCGATGAGCAAAACAATTTAATCGTTACCTGTCCGGGACCGCCCGACGCTGGCCAGCAGGGCTATGTGGCGGTTTATTCGGCCGATGGGCTGGTTGAAATTATTGCCGATGGCTTACTTTACCCCAATGGACTTGCCTTTTATCCAGATAATCAAACGTTACTTATCGCTGAAACGCACCAGCAACGCATCTGGAGTGGTTATTGGGATACCGAGTCATTGAGCTGGGAAACAATTCGGGTGTGGGCAGATGTAATCGATACGCCTGTAGGTGCATCGATTCCGGGTCCTGATGGCATGACCCCCGGCCCCGACGGGAATCTTTATGTTGCTGTGTTTGGAGCAGGTATTATTCGGGTATTCTCGGCGGATGGGAGCTTTGTGCGTGATATTTCACTACCTGGCCAAAATCCCTCGAATTGTGTGTATGATCCGTCGGGAGAATTGGGATTAATTGTAACAGAAACCGAAAAAGGGCAACTGTTAAGCATCGTATAGTTCAAGGTTTCAAGTTCCATGTTTAAAGTTGACTACGATCAACATGGAACTTGAAACCTGAAATATTGAATTTAGCTTTTCAATTCGGCGATAACCGTGACGCCCCCTTTGGTAATGTCGCCGATTTTAGCCTTAATTTCAGCATCTAAAGGCAGGAATACATCCACCCGCGAACCGAATTTTATAAAGCCAAACTCATCGCCCTGTTTTACGGGTTGGCCCTCTTTCACGTACCAGATAATTCGACGGGCAACGGCACCTGCAATCTGACGAAAAAGTACTTGTACACCGGTTGAGGTTTCAATGACGATCGTTGTGCGCTCGTTTTCTGTGCTTGATTTTGGATGCCAGGCCACCAGATATTTGCCCGGAAAGTACTTGAAATAGCGTACAATGCCTGATACCGGATTACGGTTAACGTGCACATTGAGGGGAGACATGAAGATGGATACCTGCCGCCGACGATCTTTAAAGTACTCGCCTTCGGTGGTTTCTTCAATCACCACAACTTTGCCATCGGCAGGGGCAATCACCTGCGTGTCGCCCAGTGTGAGTTGCCGGTTTGGAATCCGGAAAAACTGCACAACCAGTATAAACAGAACCAGACTTACCACGGCCAATAAGGTCGTTGCTGTTGGGCTGTCAGAAAACAGGTAGAAATAAGCGAGCAAATTCAGGGCTAGTAAAACCAGGCCTGTGGTTAGCATTATTGTATTGCCTTCGCGATGTAAACGCATAGAAAGATGTGTGATATATAATGTATGATGTATTCTTAATGTATCAAGTTCGAGCAAAATTATACATCATACCGTATACATCATACATTTTAAACTAAATCAATAGCCGCCACGGTATTTATAGGTACTTGCTACTTTATCGATAGCAACAATATAAGCTGCCAGACGGAGTGGTACCTGATATCGTTGCGATGTTTCAAATACACGGTCAAAAGCGTCTTTCATAACCCGGTCGGCCCGGCGGTTAACGCGGTCGAGCGTCCATTTGTAGCCGATCCGGTTTTGCACCCATTCAAAGTAAGAAACCGTAACGCCACCGGCATTGGCCAGAATGTCGGGTACAACTAATATGCCTTTGCTGTTGATGATTTCGTCGGCGCTGGCCGATGTCGGGCCATTGGCACCCTCTACAATCATTTTGGCCTGAATCGAAGCTGCATTGTCTTCCGTAATGACATCTTCCTTCGCAGCCGGAACTAACACATCGACTGCCAGCGAAAGCAGTTCTTCATTCGATATCTTCTCAGCTCCGCCAAAACCTTCCAGCGTTCCTTTATTCGAGTTCCGATAACTGACAGCCGCTGTAATGTCGATACCACTTTTGTTGTAATAACCACCCGAAATGTCGCTTACAGCAACTACTGTAACCCCACGTTCGTGGAGCAATTCAGCCGCGAATGAACCTACATTACCAAAACCCTGAACGGCTGCCGTGGTTCGATATGGGTTCATGCGAAGTTTATCCATCGCCGACAAGGCTGCTACCGTAACCCCACGACCAGTTGCCTCGGTACGGCCCAATGAACCACCCAGTACAAGTGGCTTGCCCGTTACCACGTTGTTAACGGTCATCCCTTTCGCTTTCGAATATTCATCTACGATCCAGGCCATTTCACGTGGGCCAGTGCCCATGTCGGGAGCTGGAATATCACGATCTGGTCCAATGACATCGAGCATAGCTACCGTATATTGCCGGATGAGCCGTTCAATTTCGCCTGCCGACATTTCGCGCGGGTTACAGGCGATGCCTCCTTTGGCACCTCCATACGGAATGTCGACAACGGCGCATTTCCAGGTCATCCAGGCTGCCAGCGCACGCACTTCGTCCAGATTAACAGCTGGATCAAGTCGGATGCCCCCTTTGGCAGGTCCAAGAATGTTGGAATGAATAACCCGGTAGCCTTCAAACACTTTTATTGTGCCATTATCCATCGTAACCGGTAAGCCTACAATGACCTGCCGGGCTGGCACTTTTAAGATATCATACATTTCGTCTGAAATGCCCACTAATTTGGCCGCAGCATCGAAGCGCGACATCATTGATTCGAGTGGATTCTCTTTATCTTTTATTGGGGCTGGTTCAATATATCCCATGACGTTAGATTAACTTCAGTTTTAAAACAAATTTGATGATGAAGTGTCCCACAAACTTAATAAATCATAGTCTATATTGTGAAAGGTATATTTTTTCTAAGATTAATATAATGTTAATAAACCAAATGATTCATAATAAATTCTTTTATTTACCAAAGGGTTATATATAAATAGAAAGACAAGGCCAAAGATTAGTTTGAGAAACGTTCTAATGTCAATTTGATAAAATTTAAGAAAAAAACGATCAATATTAGACGAATCATTGAAATACCGGATACAAAACATTAATTTTGTGGCTGAAACAGAGCACACCACCTAACGTAGGATTTAGCTATGGTTATGGACGAGAAAAAACGGTATTCGGAGGAAGAGCTGAAAGAATTTGAAGTACTGATTAGTCAGAAGCTTGACGCAACCCGAAGTGAGTTAAATTATATTAAAGAAACGCTTAGCAAACGGAACGACAGTGGTACCGATAACACATCAGGTAACTCTAAACTGCTCGAAGATGGTGCCGATACCAGCGAACGTGAAAATTTGAGCCAGTTAGCTGCTCGGTTGCAGAAGTTTATTCAGCAATTAGACGCTGCCATGGTTCGGATTAAAAACGGAACCTACGGCATTTGCAAAGACACCGGCAAATTGATTCCGAAAGAGCGCCTACGGGCAGTGCCACACACACAACAAACGATTGAAGCTAAATTGCGTCAGTCACGCTAGTTAGTGTTTGTATCAACTGCCGTTTGTGTATGACCTTATGTCTGGCATAAACAGAAGGTAGATTAGGAACATTGATTTTGGACGCTAGCCTATCCTCTTAAGATCTGGTTAGCAATCAATAGTAGTATCGAAACAGCTTCGGCGCACCAGGCGCCGAAGCTGTTTTTATTTTTATCGGTTTTTTGAACAAATTGAGCGGTTATTTGTAAATACCGGAGAGCATAATTAATTATTAACGACCATGTTGGAACATCTGGAAGAAATTCGGGAGAATATATTCCGTTATCTGGAAGCCCGTATCGAGCTGTTTACATTAGAAAGTCGGGGTAAACTAGAAGAAGGAGTTGTAGTTGGGATACATGGTATCGTACTGGCGCTGCTCAGTACAATGACGCTTATATTCCTGTTTATTTTACTCGCGGCTTACATAAATCAGCTGACAGACAGTAAGTATCTGGGCTTTTTGATTGTGGCTGGTTTTTTCCTGGTAATGACCATTTTCTGGCTAGCTGCTAAAGATTTCTTCAAAGCAAAAATTCGTGTGGCGGCTTATAGCGCTATGAAAAAGAGCCAGGAGAAGAAAAAAGAGGAGAAAACAGAAGCAGTTGAGGAGTTGATGGCGCAAACTCGTTCGTCGTTAAATGACTCGAATCGTATTTCTAATTAAACCAGGAATTTTTGCCAAGCTTCTGATAAACAAATAATTAATTTGATAAAGTGTAGCTCCTGTACACATTTACTATAACTAAAAATGGAAGATCCTAAAGTGTTATTTGCCGACACAACTGCCCGTCGGGCGCAATTGATGGCTGCTACTGAGCGATTTAAGTCATCAATTACCGATGGGGTTGAGTCGATAAAAGAAGATGCAACCGAGGTTGGGAAATCAGCTGTATTTGTCGCGGGTGCCGCTTTAGCCGTATATTTGGTGGTTAATGCTATTCTGCCGAAGTCTGATGAGTATCGGTACGCTGAGAAATATGGCGAACCAGACGAATTTGATGAGGAGGATTATGACGATGACGAAGAGCATGATCAACCGTCGACTCATAAGGCTATCCGGCAGCAAGCAAAAAAAGTAAATAAGTCGGCAGCTGCGAGTGGATTAATTGGAGGGATTATCACCTCTGTATTAACAAATATCGCTCGCGAGCAGCTAACTGGATTTTTAGCCCGCATCCGTACAAATAATGCCATCAATCCAACTGCCGAACCAACACAATATCACGAACGGGCTTCGACCGAGCCTGTTGACTACACTGCGCAATAATAGGCTATCTGGCCAAAAGGCGATTGGCGTTCTGCTCGACCCCGATAAAATCGAGCAGAACGCTTTAGTTAACTTACTTTCCCGCACAATTGAGTACCCCATTGACTTTTTTCTGGTTGGCGGAAGTTTAGTGACCGATTATCTGCACAAAGAATTGATTGCTGCCATTCGCCAGCATACCAACATACCGGTTATCCTGTTTCCAGGAAACCCGCTTCATATTGAACCGTCGGCCGATGCTATTCTATTCCTGTCTTTGATTTCAGGCCGAAATCCGGAGTTTTTAATTGGACAACATGTTATTGCGGCCCCGTTGCTTAAAAAAAGTGGCCTTGAAATTCTACCAACAGGCTATATGGTGGTCGATAGCGGTACGCAAACAACTGTCTCATACATAAGCGGAACAATGCCGTTACCTCACGATAAACCAGGTGTGGCAGCTTGTACGGCTATGGCTGGCGAAATGCTGGGTCTACAACTTATGTATCTGGATGCGGGTAGTGGAGCACGTCGGCCTGTGTCGCCTGAAATGATTGCTGCCGTTCGAGCGGTGGTTGATTTACCTGTTATCGTTGGCGGAGGTATTAATTCAGGAGAAAAGGCTTATCAGGCCTTAAAAGCTGGCGCCGATATGATTGTCATTGGAAATGGTATCGAGCAAGACCCCGATCTGTTGCCGCAATTATCAACTGTAGTGCGAGAGTTTAATCAATTAGATGTACGCGCTTAATTCATGAAACGATTTATTCTTGCAGCCCTGTGTTTGACTGGCACAGTTTATATAGCACCATCAGTTTGGTCAACAGCACAGGCCCAAAACCAAAAGGTTTATACCGTAGCTGAGCAACAGCCTGAGTTTCCAGGTGGGAAACCTGCTTTGAGCCTCTATCTGGCCGAAAACATAAAGGTGCCGGGGGTATTGGTGCGCAAAAATTACAATACTGGACAGGTAGCCGCCAAATTTATTGTCGATGAGCTAGGCTATGTACACGATGTGCGCGTAGTGACAAAACCTCTCGACAAAAAAACACAGAAGGGTATGGAAGATTTTATGGCTAGTATTATTACCGCCATTGAAAAAATGCCCCGCTGGGAACCTGGCGAAGTTGGTGGTAAACGTGTGCCCGTGTTTTATACGCTACCAATTGAGGTAAACGTACGTTAAAGGGAGAAAGGAGGAGAGGGTGGAAAGGAAAATAATTACAGTCCTTTCCACCCTCTTCCCGTTTCTCCCTCTTTTTATACATTCATCAGCGATTCCCGACGGCGCATCTTGCCAGCTGGAATGCCAAACATCATCTTAAAGCGTCGGCAGAAGTAGGCAGTGTCTTTATAACCAACTTCGGCACCAATAGCCCGAATGCTCTTCTTACTTGTTCGTAGAAGACCGACAGCCGCTTCCATTCGCTGATATTCGATATAATCCTGTGGATTGATACCGGTCAGCATTTTGAAATACTGCCCCACATAATCTTCCGAAACGTTAGCTACGTTAGCCAATACTTTGTTCGAAAGATCGCCACCCAGATTTTCTTTGATGTAAGCAAAGATGTCGATCAGGCGAGGATCTTTGAAGTACGTACTGTTCGTTACCAATTGCTCAACAAACAGGTGATTCTTCAGAATGTACCGAACAACCTCGATAACGATTTCTTCAGTTTTAATCTTGATAATCCGACCTTTACCGGCCAGATCAGTCATTTCCTCGGCCAGAATCTGGTCGATGGTAATGGCTAAATGTTCTTCCCGCTTAATAATGAAAGGCGGGACATCAAGTGAGTTGAAGAAGTTAACCGAATCGAATACCTTAGCCTCGAACGATACATAGCCGAATGAGTTCGGTAAATGCCCAATCAATTTTGGGTCATGGTTACCTTCCCAGTACGATTCGCGATGCGTCATGAACTCTTCGTTCGAGACGGTTTTCGGGTTTGTTGGATCGCCATAGGTAACGGTAACATGTTTACCGCCCGGAATGAAAAGCAT
Proteins encoded in this region:
- a CDS encoding IS5 family transposase, which translates into the protein MTKQFSKLTDSQWDAISPFLNLKRKRKHDLRQIINVILWLLRTGGQWRNLPEEWPNWQAVYYYFDQWKQDGTFERINTALNQLDRQRVGKEAYPSVLCIDSQSVKLSPMICEYRGTDANKRVNGRKRQLVVDTQGRLWVANVHVANQADGPAAISLIGDILWRAGERLEKVYGDQSYNGVFANALSDWSIDFEKASRPESAQGFVPVAKRWVVERSIAWTNFFRRIVKDYEYTLLSSVSWLYLANIQLMLQRI
- a CDS encoding transposase, which gives rise to MLYLVTNDLTADTVSIQTQYARRWKVEEFHKSIKSNTGYSRSPAHTVRSQSNHLFLSMLAFVKLEALRLSTSKNHFALKSLLTLNAMKLALRDLNSLKSQSTLLAKAA
- a CDS encoding transposase, producing MHFVSPVFDLYSDYLLVNQGQTTATGLSALVEGKLSHDAITRSLHQLSYGSAQLWQVVRPFIEQITDTNAVLTLDDTVEAKAYMNQNALIRFHYDHCQQKALKGINQLTALYTGQVHSLPVAYELIEKDQAILDHKTGKTKWVSGVSKQERFRRLIHQCLVNKLIFKYVLVDSWFSSAENFAYIAELDQHFIMPLKSNRKVALSRADQQQGLYRSIESLAIEAHQCLVVWVAGVDFPLLLTKQVFKPGRRSGRGS
- a CDS encoding alginate O-acetyltransferase AlgX-related protein, with amino-acid sequence MISTETSKTTLDVHPNSMENDPHHTPKPKNLTRYRFFLTGFGFAILLILPGLDQWFSFSSDFQSTEKHILAPFPTFKFPHVNTYISQFNQYYKENFGWRNALFYQYSHLKYDVLGVSPLPYKVILGKNNWFYPGNDLNNVADQHQGLQPIELQTLQTIVQKLTAKQRKLAAQGIKFYLFIPPDSYTIYPENLPDYLQNNRVISNYDRLKQYLLKNTTIPLIDVRPALLAAKSRHQTYMQTDTHWNDYGAFIATLSLANRIRQDFPDMPLPKENDYSICAKKGYSGDLVTMMALNRDISDTVNYQIDAPPYLQVKEAGRIHNTELGGWPSQRFVSMNKKSPSLLFIGDSFTISLAQFVPNYFFKSYLVRSNLISDELVFSEKPDVVIFEIVERNLAYLALL
- a CDS encoding SMP-30/gluconolactonase/LRE family protein, whose amino-acid sequence is MDDIRVLAEGLRFPEGPAFDAHGNLWCVEQEGEGLFCRYKDGKTKRVQTGGRPNSLVFNRGDLWFCDSGQNCIRRLHTDDETIETVISHVSGQPLNMPNDLLFDEQNNLIVTCPGPPDAGQQGYVAVYSADGLVEIIADGLLYPNGLAFYPDNQTLLIAETHQQRIWSGYWDTESLSWETIRVWADVIDTPVGASIPGPDGMTPGPDGNLYVAVFGAGIIRVFSADGSFVRDISLPGQNPSNCVYDPSGELGLIVTETEKGQLLSIV
- a CDS encoding phosphatidylserine decarboxylase family protein; amino-acid sequence: MRLHREGNTIMLTTGLVLLALNLLAYFYLFSDSPTATTLLAVVSLVLFILVVQFFRIPNRQLTLGDTQVIAPADGKVVVIEETTEGEYFKDRRRQVSIFMSPLNVHVNRNPVSGIVRYFKYFPGKYLVAWHPKSSTENERTTIVIETSTGVQVLFRQIAGAVARRIIWYVKEGQPVKQGDEFGFIKFGSRVDVFLPLDAEIKAKIGDITKGGVTVIAELKS
- a CDS encoding Glu/Leu/Phe/Val family dehydrogenase; amino-acid sequence: MGYIEPAPIKDKENPLESMMSRFDAAAKLVGISDEMYDILKVPARQVIVGLPVTMDNGTIKVFEGYRVIHSNILGPAKGGIRLDPAVNLDEVRALAAWMTWKCAVVDIPYGGAKGGIACNPREMSAGEIERLIRQYTVAMLDVIGPDRDIPAPDMGTGPREMAWIVDEYSKAKGMTVNNVVTGKPLVLGGSLGRTEATGRGVTVAALSAMDKLRMNPYRTTAAVQGFGNVGSFAAELLHERGVTVVAVSDISGGYYNKSGIDITAAVSYRNSNKGTLEGFGGAEKISNEELLSLAVDVLVPAAKEDVITEDNAASIQAKMIVEGANGPTSASADEIINSKGILVVPDILANAGGVTVSYFEWVQNRIGYKWTLDRVNRRADRVMKDAFDRVFETSQRYQVPLRLAAYIVAIDKVASTYKYRGGY
- a CDS encoding TraR/DksA family transcriptional regulator; this translates as MVMDEKKRYSEEELKEFEVLISQKLDATRSELNYIKETLSKRNDSGTDNTSGNSKLLEDGADTSERENLSQLAARLQKFIQQLDAAMVRIKNGTYGICKDTGKLIPKERLRAVPHTQQTIEAKLRQSR
- a CDS encoding phage holin family protein, whose product is MLEHLEEIRENIFRYLEARIELFTLESRGKLEEGVVVGIHGIVLALLSTMTLIFLFILLAAYINQLTDSKYLGFLIVAGFFLVMTIFWLAAKDFFKAKIRVAAYSAMKKSQEKKKEEKTEAVEELMAQTRSSLNDSNRISN
- a CDS encoding geranylgeranylglyceryl/heptaprenylglyceryl phosphate synthase — encoded protein: MPSIQLPNQHNITNGLRPSLLTTLRNNRLSGQKAIGVLLDPDKIEQNALVNLLSRTIEYPIDFFLVGGSLVTDYLHKELIAAIRQHTNIPVILFPGNPLHIEPSADAILFLSLISGRNPEFLIGQHVIAAPLLKKSGLEILPTGYMVVDSGTQTTVSYISGTMPLPHDKPGVAACTAMAGEMLGLQLMYLDAGSGARRPVSPEMIAAVRAVVDLPVIVGGGINSGEKAYQALKAGADMIVIGNGIEQDPDLLPQLSTVVREFNQLDVRA
- a CDS encoding energy transducer TonB gives rise to the protein MKRFILAALCLTGTVYIAPSVWSTAQAQNQKVYTVAEQQPEFPGGKPALSLYLAENIKVPGVLVRKNYNTGQVAAKFIVDELGYVHDVRVVTKPLDKKTQKGMEDFMASIITAIEKMPRWEPGEVGGKRVPVFYTLPIEVNVR
- a CDS encoding AraC family transcriptional regulator, which encodes MEDYNKIIESLGVKFIKARNIRILQPITIKNFYDVENTLLILYSGEVSIGDEKIKVEVGDMLFIPGGKHVTVTYGDPTNPKTVSNEEFMTHRESYWEGNHDPKLIGHLPNSFGYVSFEAKVFDSVNFFNSLDVPPFIIKREEHLAITIDQILAEEMTDLAGKGRIIKIKTEEIVIEVVRYILKNHLFVEQLVTNSTYFKDPRLIDIFAYIKENLGGDLSNKVLANVANVSEDYVGQYFKMLTGINPQDYIEYQRMEAAVGLLRTSKKSIRAIGAEVGYKDTAYFCRRFKMMFGIPAGKMRRRESLMNV